The window CGGCTTCGGGTCCATCAGGAAGAGCGTCTGCCCCGCCTTGACGATGGCTCCCTCGGTGTAGACGCGCTTGTCGAGGAAGCCCGACACGCGGGCCTGGATGTTGACCGACTGGGAGCTCTGCGTCTGCGCGACGAACTCGGGGACGACCGGCACGTCGCGCGCGGCGACCGTGACCGTGGTGACCTGCGTGACCGCGGGCGGCGCCGGGGGCGCGGGCTGCCGTCCGCAGCCCGCGACGATGCCGAGCACGGCGATGGCCGCGAACGCTTTCGCGGTTTTCCCTGCGAACGACCCTCGCGACGCCATCGCAAACCTCCACGCGACGCGCGCATGCGCCGCCTGCCGGACCGCGCGATTATAGGCGGGGACGGGCGCCGCGTGCAGCCGTTGCCGGATGACGGCGTCGCCGGATCGGCGGGGCGACTCGCCCGCGTCAGCGCGCCGCGAGGCGCGCGTCGAGGTCGTGCGCGTCGGACGCGGTGACCACGACCCGCGCGAACGTCCCGGGGGCGAGTCCCGCGCCGTCCCGGATGCGCACGACACCGTCGATCTCGGGCGCGTCGCCGGCGGTCCGGCCGACCGCGACCGTGCGCTTCGCCTTGCCGCGGCCGGCGGTTTCGATGCGGTCGACGAGCACGTCGAGCGTGCGGCCGACCTTCGCCGCGAGGCGCTCGGCGCTGATCGCGGCCTGCTTCTCCATGAACCGTGCGCGCCGCGCCTCGCGTTCGCCCGCGTCGACCGGATCGGGCAATGCATTCGCGGCGGCGCCCTCGACCGGCGAGTACGCGAAGCAGCCGACGCGGTCGAGCTTCGCCTCGTCGAGGAACGCCAGCAGTTCGTCGAACTCGGCGGCGGTCTCCCCGGGGAAACCCGCGATGAAGGTGCTGCGGATCGCGAGCTGGGGCTTCGCCCGCCGCCACGCGCGCACCCGTTCGAGCACGCGCTCGGGCGCGGCCGGACGTTTCATCTGCTTGAGGATGCGCGGGCTCGCGTGCTGGAACGGCACGTCGAGGTAGGCGACGAGCCCTCCTTTCGACGGGTCGTCGGCCATAAGGTCGATGACCTCGTCGACGTGCGGGTAGGGATAGACGTAGTGCAGGCGCACCCACGCGCCGTGGTCGCGCGCGAGCCGGTCGAGTTCGCGCGCGAGTTCGGTCATGCGCGTGCGCACCGGGCGGCCGTCGACAAAGCCGGTGCGGTAGCGTACGTCGGCGCCGTAGGCGCTCGTGTCCTGCGAGATGACGAGGAGTTCCTTCACGCCCGCGCGCAAGAGGTGGCGCGCCTCGGCGAGCACCTCGCCGATCGGCCGCGACACGAGGTCGCCGCGCATCGACGGGATGATGCAGAAGGTGCAGCGGTGGTTGCAGCCCTCGCTGATCTTGAGGTACGCGTAGTGCGTCGGCGTGAGCCGGATGCCCTGCGGCGGCACGAGGTCGGTGTAGGGGTCGTGCGGGCGCGGCAGGTGCGCGTGGACCGCGCCGAGCACTTCCGCGGTCGCCTGCGGGCCGGTGACCGCGAGCACCTTCGGGTGCGCTTCGCGGACGAAGGCGCCGCCGTCCTTCGCACCGAGGCAGCCGGTGACGATCACCTTGCCGTTCTCGGCGAGCGCCTCGCCGATGGCGTCCAGCGATTCCGCGACCGCCGAGTCGATGAAGCCGCAGGTGTTGACGACGACGAGGTCGGCGCCCTCGTAGGTCGGCGCGATCGCGTAGCCCTCGGCGCGGAGTCCGGTGAGGATCTGCTCGCTGTCGACGAGCGCCTTCGGACAGCCGAGCGACACGAAGCCGACGCGCGGCGGCGCGGGCGGGCGGGCGCGGGGCGCGCTCATGGTGCGGTGCGAGGAGACGTTCGCGTGCGCCGCAACAACCGCGGCGCACAAGCCGACAACGACGCAGCGGCTAGCGCTTCCGGTCGTCGTCGGCGCCCGACGGCTGCGGGAACCCGGGGAACGGGAACGACGAGAACATGCCGCGCGTCTGGTCCTGCATGCGCTGCTGCATGTCCATGAAGAGCTTCGCGCTCTGCTCGAGGTAGTTGCCGAGCATGCCCTGCATCGCCGGGGCCTGCATCTGCATGAACTGCTTCCACAGGTCGGGCGTCAGCATCATCTTGTCGCCGTAGACCTGCTTCGCCTGGTCCTGGAGCTTCTTCTGGATCGCGAGGAACGCCTTGACGTTCTGCTCCATGTACTGGCCCATCATCGTCTGCTGCGCGGTGCCGTAGAAGCGGATCATCTGCGTCAGCATCTCGGAACTGAACATCGGCACCCCGCCCGATTCCTCCTCGAGGATGATCTGCAGGAGGATCGCGCGCGTCAGATCCTCGCCCGACTTCGCGTCGATGACCTGGAAGTCGATCTGCTCGAGCACCATCTGCTTCACGTCGGCGAGCGTGATGTAGCCGCTGTTGGCCGTGTCGTAGAGGCGGCGGTTCGGGTATTTCTTGATCGTGCGGATCGGAGCGCTCATCGCCGCCTCCAGAGGGGGGTGAGCATTATAACCCGTTGATTCGGCGGCCGTTTGATCGGCGTTGACCGGGTGTCGGCGCGGCTTTGGTGCGTCGCACAAAAAAAGTCTTGACTTGGGCGTTTCCCGTCCCTATACTCGGTTTGTGCGGTGCAGCAAACCGGCCGCCGGAAGACCCGGAAACGGGCACCGGCCTCCGGGGCGCGGCACATAACCGAACCCGTCGTCCCCACACGGTCACCCCAAGCGAGGAAATCATGGTCAACGCCACCGAGCAGTTCGCCGAATTCAACAAGGTCAACGTCGCCAACGCGACCAAGCTGGCCGCGCTCTCGATCGACAACGCCGAGAAGCTCTTCAAGCTCAACCTCAACGCTGCCAAGATCGCGCTCGCGCAGGGCGTCGAAGGCGCGCAGGCCGCCGCGTCGGTGAAGGACGTGCAGGAGCTGTTCGCGATCCGCGCGAAGTACGCCGAGTCGGGCGTCCAGACCGCGCTGTCGTACTCGCGCACCTTGTACGACCTCGCGTCGGAAGCGCAGGCCGAGTACTCGTCGATCGCCGAAGAGTCGTGGGCGAGCTACACCAAGGGCGTCGCCGCGTTCGTCGACAAGGCGAGCAAGTCGGCCCCGGCCGGCTCTGACGTCGCCGTCAACGCGCTCAAGTCGACGTTCGCCGCCTCGACGGCCGCGTTCGACCAGTTCCAGAAGGCGACCAAGCAGGTCGTGAACCTCGCCGACGCGAGCGTCCGCGCTGCCGCCGCCAACGCGACCCAGGCTGCCGCCAAGGGCAAGGGCCGCAAGTACGCGTAACTCGGCATCGCCCCCCGGGGCGGGTTCCGGCGCACCCCCAGAGTCGCCGGGCCCGTCACGGCAGGGGTGACGTCGCGGGAACGCAATGCACGAAGGCGGCCGATGGCCGCCTTCGTGCATCAATGGGGTCAGACTCGATTGATGCTCTGCCGATCCGCCCTGGACACACGGCCGTGCCGGCCTGCTTGTCGTGGGCATGCGTTCTCGGAGTTTCAATCGAGTCTGACCCCTTTGATCAGCGCGGCCCGGGCCGCGCGCACTCGACCTTCAACTCGCCGCACACGCGCAGAACGCCGTCGACGACGAGATCCGCCGCATTCGGCTGCGCCGCGGTGTGCGCGGAGGTGATGAGGAGCTGCGACAGGTTGTCGCCCATCGGGTTGACCTTGACGCCGGCGATCTGCTCGCCGTTGGTGAACTGCACGACCATCGACGACGGATCGTTCTGCGTCATCGTGAGGTCGGTGCGCGCGCGCACGTGC of the Burkholderiales bacterium genome contains:
- the rimO gene encoding 30S ribosomal protein S12 methylthiotransferase RimO codes for the protein MSAPRARPPAPPRVGFVSLGCPKALVDSEQILTGLRAEGYAIAPTYEGADLVVVNTCGFIDSAVAESLDAIGEALAENGKVIVTGCLGAKDGGAFVREAHPKVLAVTGPQATAEVLGAVHAHLPRPHDPYTDLVPPQGIRLTPTHYAYLKISEGCNHRCTFCIIPSMRGDLVSRPIGEVLAEARHLLRAGVKELLVISQDTSAYGADVRYRTGFVDGRPVRTRMTELARELDRLARDHGAWVRLHYVYPYPHVDEVIDLMADDPSKGGLVAYLDVPFQHASPRILKQMKRPAAPERVLERVRAWRRAKPQLAIRSTFIAGFPGETAAEFDELLAFLDEAKLDRVGCFAYSPVEGAAANALPDPVDAGEREARRARFMEKQAAISAERLAAKVGRTLDVLVDRIETAGRGKAKRTVAVGRTAGDAPEIDGVVRIRDGAGLAPGTFARVVVTASDAHDLDARLAAR
- the phaR gene encoding polyhydroxyalkanoate synthesis repressor PhaR codes for the protein MSAPIRTIKKYPNRRLYDTANSGYITLADVKQMVLEQIDFQVIDAKSGEDLTRAILLQIILEEESGGVPMFSSEMLTQMIRFYGTAQQTMMGQYMEQNVKAFLAIQKKLQDQAKQVYGDKMMLTPDLWKQFMQMQAPAMQGMLGNYLEQSAKLFMDMQQRMQDQTRGMFSSFPFPGFPQPSGADDDRKR
- a CDS encoding phasin family protein — translated: MVNATEQFAEFNKVNVANATKLAALSIDNAEKLFKLNLNAAKIALAQGVEGAQAAASVKDVQELFAIRAKYAESGVQTALSYSRTLYDLASEAQAEYSSIAEESWASYTKGVAAFVDKASKSAPAGSDVAVNALKSTFAASTAAFDQFQKATKQVVNLADASVRAAAANATQAAAKGKGRKYA